A window of the Gemmatirosa kalamazoonensis genome harbors these coding sequences:
- a CDS encoding alkaline phosphatase family protein, with translation MRALLSLSLFAAFVSAAVPLGRHGAAPARATAAPERVAAQAPAPTLVVVVTVDQMRADYLTRFGPQLRGGLARLLRDGTVFDSAFHDHAITETAPGHATILSGRFPRSTGITANVIGVEDDAMPLVGRDSGALPGASPRRFRGTVLFDWMAARDRDARALSISMKDRAAILPLGRARQTVLWYAPTGRFTTSRYYADTLPTWIERWNARRVPFRYAGRVWTPLLADSAYAERDDQAETGGEDPVFPHALPADSALAVNVVRGTPFIDEIVLDAAIDGVRAMGLGTRARPDLLAVSLSATDVVGHRWGPDSREMHDQILRLDRALGAFLDSLYTLRDPSRVIVALTADHGVARLPEIAGAGQGGSNAPRRVTLDAVVDSLGAWLEARRVPRGSVGLENGALFVDRAALAAAKVSEDSVVDRFVRAASAVPGVLRVDRFAALARADTVHDAIARRWVHMLPPEYPVPVVVTLTPGSVWGTRTAAEHGSPHDYDAHVPLILAGAPFRAGHVAARVRVVDLAPTLARVLGAKPSERIDGRVLEEALR, from the coding sequence ATGCGCGCGCTCCTCTCGCTGTCGCTGTTCGCCGCGTTCGTGTCGGCCGCCGTGCCACTCGGTCGGCATGGCGCCGCCCCCGCACGGGCGACGGCCGCACCGGAGCGCGTCGCCGCGCAGGCACCGGCGCCCACGCTCGTCGTGGTCGTGACGGTGGACCAGATGCGCGCCGACTACCTCACGCGCTTCGGGCCGCAGCTCCGTGGCGGGCTCGCGCGGCTGCTGCGCGACGGCACGGTGTTCGACAGCGCGTTCCACGACCACGCCATCACCGAGACCGCGCCCGGGCACGCGACCATCCTGAGCGGCCGCTTCCCGCGCAGCACCGGCATCACCGCGAACGTCATCGGCGTCGAGGACGACGCGATGCCGCTCGTCGGCCGCGACAGCGGCGCGCTGCCGGGCGCGTCGCCGCGCCGCTTCCGCGGCACCGTGCTGTTCGACTGGATGGCGGCCCGCGATCGCGACGCGCGCGCGCTGTCGATCTCCATGAAGGACCGCGCCGCGATCCTCCCGTTAGGCCGCGCGCGGCAGACGGTGCTCTGGTACGCGCCGACCGGCCGCTTCACGACGAGCCGCTACTACGCCGACACGCTCCCGACGTGGATCGAGCGGTGGAACGCGCGGCGCGTGCCGTTCCGCTACGCGGGCCGCGTGTGGACGCCGCTCCTCGCCGACAGCGCGTACGCCGAGCGCGACGACCAGGCGGAGACCGGGGGCGAGGACCCGGTGTTCCCGCACGCGCTGCCGGCCGACAGCGCGCTCGCCGTGAACGTGGTGCGCGGCACGCCGTTCATCGACGAGATCGTGCTCGACGCGGCGATCGACGGCGTGCGCGCGATGGGCCTCGGCACGCGCGCGCGCCCCGACCTGCTCGCGGTGTCGCTCTCCGCGACCGACGTCGTCGGGCACCGCTGGGGCCCCGACTCGCGCGAGATGCACGACCAGATCCTGCGGCTCGACCGCGCCCTCGGCGCGTTCCTCGACTCGCTGTACACGCTGCGCGACCCGTCGCGGGTGATCGTCGCGCTCACCGCCGACCACGGCGTCGCGCGCCTGCCCGAGATCGCGGGCGCCGGGCAGGGCGGGTCTAACGCCCCGCGCCGCGTCACGCTCGACGCGGTGGTCGACTCGCTCGGCGCGTGGCTCGAGGCGCGGCGCGTGCCGCGCGGGTCGGTGGGCCTCGAGAACGGCGCGCTGTTCGTCGACCGCGCGGCGCTCGCCGCGGCGAAGGTGAGCGAGGACTCCGTCGTCGACCGCTTCGTGCGCGCGGCGAGCGCCGTGCCGGGAGTGCTGCGCGTCGATCGGTTCGCCGCGCTCGCCCGCGCCGACACCGTGCATGACGCGATCGCGCGGCGCTGGGTGCACATGCTGCCGCCGGAGTATCCCGTGCCGGTGGTCGTCACGCTCACGCCGGGCAGCGTGTGGGGCACGCGCACCGCCGCGGAGCACGGCAGCCCGCACGACTACGACGCCCACGTGCCGCTCATCCTCGCCGGCGCGCCGTTCCGCGCCGGCCACGTGGCCGCGCGCGTCCGCGTCGTCGACCTCGCCCCTACGCTCGCCCGCGTGCTCGGCGCGAAGCCGAGCGAGCGCATCGACGGCCGGGTGCTGGAGGAGGCGCTGCGCTGA